The genomic stretch AAATGAAAAGAATGCGTGAAGAAAATAAAAACTCATAATACACTATATAAACTTATAAATTTTTGATAAAAAATAAATTCTCTAAAAAATAAAAATCCATTGTAATTAAAAACCAGTTTGGTTTTTTAAAAAATCGGCAGCCTTATATTTAATATTTGGTTGCCTTATATTAAAAAATTAGGAGGCTTAAATGCCAGAATATAAAATAGTTCATTATATCAATCAGTTCTTCGCTAATATCGGCGGAGAGGAAAAGGCTGATATAGCTCCGGAGAAAAGAGACGGAGTTGTAGGTCCTGGTGCCGGATTACAAGGCGAGTTTAAAAAACTAGGTATTGATGCACAAATAGTAGGTACTGTTATATGCGGTGACTCTTACTTTAACGAAAACCTAGATAAAGCTAAAGCTGAAGTTTTAGATATGATAAAAAGCTTCAGTCCAGATTTGGTTATAGCAGGTCCTGCTTTCAATGCCGGACGTTATGGTACAGCTTGCGGTACTGTTGCCAAAATGGTACAAGATGAGCTTAAAATCCCAGCTATTACTGGTATGTATATTGAAAATCCAGGTGCAGATATGTTTAAGAAAGATGTTTATATCGTTTCTACTAAAGATTCTGCCGCAGGTATGAGAAATGCTTTGCCAGTTATAGCTAAATTAGCTTCTAAACTTCTTAAAAAAGAAGAACTAGGAACTCCGGAAGCAGAAGGTTATATACCAAGAGGAATACGTAAAGTATTATTCAGAGAAAAAAGCGGTGCTGAAAGAGCTGTTGACATGCTTATACAAAAAATTAAAGGTGAAGCATTTACTACAGAATATCCAATGCCGGACTTTGACAGAGTAACTCCGGGCGAAGCTATTAAAGATATCACTAAAGCTAAAATAGCATTGGTAACAAGCGGAGGTATAGTGCCTTCAGGAAACCCAGACCATATAGAATCTTCTTCAGCTTCTAAATACGGCAGATACTCTATAGATGATATGGGAGAAACTGCTCACGGAGGTTATGACCCTACTTATGCTAACCAAGACCCTAACAGAGTATTACCTGTCGATGTATTAAAAGATTTACAAAAAGAAGGTAAAATAGGAGAGCTTTATCCTTATTACTATACTACTACTGGTAATGGTACTTCAGTAAAAAGTTCTAAAGCATTTGCAACTGAATTTGCTCAGACTTTAGTCAAAGATGGAGTTCAAGCTGTTATATTAACATCAACCTGAGGAACTTGTACTCGTTGCGGTGCAACGATGGTTAAAGCAATAGAAGCTACTGGAATACCTGTAGTCCATATTTGTACTATTGTTCCTATATCTTTAACAGTTGGTGCTAACAGAATAGTTCCGGCAGTTGCTATACCTCACCCTCTAGGCAATC from Brachyspira murdochii DSM 12563 encodes the following:
- the grdB gene encoding glycine reductase complex selenoprotein B, with protein sequence MPEYKIVHYINQFFANIGGEEKADIAPEKRDGVVGPGAGLQGEFKKLGIDAQIVGTVICGDSYFNENLDKAKAEVLDMIKSFSPDLVIAGPAFNAGRYGTACGTVAKMVQDELKIPAITGMYIENPGADMFKKDVYIVSTKDSAAGMRNALPVIAKLASKLLKKEELGTPEAEGYIPRGIRKVLFREKSGAERAVDMLIQKIKGEAFTTEYPMPDFDRVTPGEAIKDITKAKIALVTSGGIVPSGNPDHIESSSASKYGRYSIDDMGETAHGGYDPTYANQDPNRVLPVDVLKDLQKEGKIGELYPYYYTTTGNGTSVKSSKAFATEFAQTLVKDGVQAVILTSTUGTCTRCGATMVKAIEATGIPVVHICTIVPISLTVGANRIVPAVAIPHPLGNPNLSKEDEKKLRRTLVERALKALTTPVDTQTVFED